One genomic window of Erinaceus europaeus chromosome 7, mEriEur2.1, whole genome shotgun sequence includes the following:
- the LOC132539367 gene encoding RING finger protein 225 gives MAAPGSASGGGEGGGERSPAGGTGGTGDAGRAGGVPWAAALEDYECKICYNYFDADRRAPRLLACLHTFCQECLNQLQLRDASATNAATPPGAIACPVCRHRTALPASRVHGLPCNTKLADGCPPPTDRLPQPPPAPPAAPAPPAPRARLRAPGAPAPCQDCKRAALTAGCVCVVFSFLSMVVLLFTGLIFINHYGGAGGPGGAAPAAAGSPVPSPSPVGPICLSVASVLALFSVVVTWVICWLKYRPEGAGAAGAGGGVGPRVRAAAGGGPRRSGA, from the coding sequence ATGGCAGCGCCGGGCAGCGCCAGCGGAGGGGGCGAGGGCGGCGGCGAGCGCAGCCCGGCCGGGGGCACAGGGGGAACGGGGGATGCGGGGAGAGCCGGGGGGGTCCCCTGGGCGGCCGCGCTGGAGGACTATGAGTGTAAGATCTGCTACAACTACTTCGACGCGGACCGCCGCGCGCCCCGGCTGCTGGCCTGCCTGCACACCTTCTGCCAGGAGTGCCTGAACCAGCTGCAGCTCCGTGACGCCAGTGCCACCAACGCCGCCACCCCGCCGGGCGCCATCGCCTGCCCCGTGTGCCGCCACCGCACCGCGCTGCCCGCCAGCCGCGTGCACGGCCTGCCCTGCAACACCAAGCTCGCCGACGGCTGCCCGCCGCCCACCGACCGGCTCCCCCagccgccccccgcgcccccagCCGCCCCCGCGCctcccgcgccccgcgcccgccTGCGCGCCCCCGGCGCCCCCGCCCCCTGCCAGGACTGTAAACGCGCTGCGCTCACCGCCGGCTGCGTGTGCGtggtcttctccttcctctccatgGTGGTGCTGCTCTTCACCGGCCTCATCTTCATCAATCACTACGGGGGCGCGGGGGGCCCCGGGGGTGCGGCCCCCGCGGCGGCCGGCTCACCCGTACCCTCGCCCTCGCCCGTGGGGCCCATCTGCCTGTCGGTGGCCAGCGTCCTGGCGCTCTTCTCCGTGGTGGTCACCTGGGTCATCTGCTGGCTCAAGTACCGGCCCGAGGGTGCGGGCGCGGCGGGGGCCGGAGGGGGCGTTGGCCCCAGGGTGCGGGCGGCGGCTGGGGGAGGTCCGCGGAGGAGCGGAGCGTAG